The following coding sequences lie in one Steroidobacter denitrificans genomic window:
- a CDS encoding ABC transporter ATP-binding protein, translating to MSVAQDTRSVPESVSPRAESQAAGPRTVLRAVGIGKEVSSPEGKLTILADIDLQIDAGETVAIVGASGAGKSTLLALLAGLDEPSRGRIWLNDVDLTALDEDGRAAVRARHVGFVFQSFHLVPSLTALENVMLPLELADRPNAREAAAEVLAKVGLARRQAHYPRQLSGGEQQRVAIARAFVTRPALLFADEPTGNLDAATGERIIELLFELNRDLQTTLVVVTHDPAIARRCARIVHIEAGRLSATLDSASAVPVA from the coding sequence ATGAGCGTCGCCCAGGATACGCGATCCGTTCCAGAGAGCGTTTCTCCCCGGGCCGAGTCCCAAGCGGCCGGTCCGCGCACCGTCCTGCGGGCGGTCGGCATCGGCAAGGAGGTTAGCAGCCCCGAAGGGAAACTAACGATTCTGGCCGATATCGATCTTCAGATCGATGCCGGTGAAACTGTGGCGATCGTAGGTGCGTCGGGTGCCGGCAAGTCCACCTTGCTGGCGCTGCTTGCGGGACTGGATGAGCCGTCGCGGGGACGCATCTGGCTGAACGATGTGGACTTGACGGCGCTGGATGAGGACGGCCGGGCCGCGGTCCGGGCACGGCATGTGGGCTTCGTGTTCCAGAGTTTCCATCTCGTGCCTTCGTTGACGGCGCTGGAGAACGTCATGCTGCCGCTCGAACTGGCTGACCGGCCGAATGCACGCGAGGCGGCCGCCGAGGTATTGGCCAAGGTCGGCTTGGCCCGTCGCCAGGCGCATTATCCGCGCCAGCTGTCCGGCGGCGAGCAGCAGCGTGTCGCCATTGCCCGGGCCTTTGTCACCCGTCCGGCCCTGCTGTTCGCCGACGAACCCACGGGAAACCTGGATGCCGCTACGGGAGAGCGCATCATCGAGCTGTTATTCGAACTGAATCGTGACCTGCAGACCACCTTGGTCGTGGTCACGCATGACCCGGCGATTGCACGGCGCTGTGCCCGTATCGTGCATATCGAAGCGGGACGGCTCTCGGCTACACTCGATAGTGCGTCGGCGGTGCCGGTGGCATGA
- a CDS encoding arylesterase, producing the protein MVHAVPPKQGASDQPVLLVMGDSLSAGYGIALDATWVALLQRRLTSQGYDYRIVNASTSGETTGGARSRLPRALNAHSPAVVILELGANDGLRGLPIRQVRENFQAMIEQSQDAGARVVLVGMRIPPNYGAAYADRFHALYPQLAQQYDTPLVDFFLDGVAQDAALMQDDDIHPNAAAQPRLLDNLWPALRTVLTKE; encoded by the coding sequence ATGGTTCACGCCGTACCGCCAAAACAGGGGGCATCCGATCAGCCGGTTCTGCTGGTCATGGGAGACAGCCTGAGTGCGGGGTACGGCATCGCACTCGACGCCACCTGGGTCGCCTTGTTGCAGCGTCGCCTGACATCTCAAGGGTACGATTACCGGATCGTGAATGCCAGCACCAGCGGCGAGACGACGGGCGGCGCGCGCAGCCGGCTGCCACGTGCCCTGAACGCGCATTCCCCGGCCGTGGTGATACTCGAGTTAGGCGCCAATGACGGCCTGCGAGGGCTTCCGATACGGCAGGTGCGCGAGAACTTCCAGGCCATGATCGAGCAAAGCCAGGACGCAGGCGCACGTGTCGTGCTGGTGGGCATGCGCATACCGCCGAACTATGGCGCGGCGTACGCGGATCGGTTTCATGCCCTTTACCCGCAGTTGGCGCAGCAGTACGACACGCCGCTGGTCGACTTCTTTCTGGATGGTGTGGCGCAGGATGCCGCACTGATGCAGGATGACGACATCCACCCGAACGCGGCGGCGCAGCCACGCCTGCTCGATAATCTCTGGCCGGCCTTGCGCACGGTCCTGACGAAGGAATGA
- a CDS encoding AMP-binding protein, translated as MNAAQEAQHGVDKIWLKNYPAGVPEQINPDEYSSLVHLLEESCARYADLPAYTSMGRTLTYRRYEQLSRDFAAWLQQEAKLGKGERIALMMPNVLQYPIALFGALRAGLVVINTNPLYTARELEHQLNDSGVKAVVILENFAHTLSEVIARTRVEQVIISGAGDQLRWPKSSLVNLVVRHIRKQIRPWKLPGAVRFNAALDRGGFLTFMPVAVGHDDIAFLQYTGGTTGVAKGAMLTHRNMVANLLQSAAWIGIQARAGKDTIITALPLYHIFALTANWLVFTHYGAHNILIANARDFPAFVKELKAHPFTYISGVNTLFNALLHTPGFESVDFSALRITLGGGMAVQRSVAERWKRVTGNTLTQAWGLTETSPAACINPFTIEYNGSIGLPISSTEISIRDDAGQALDIGEVGEICVRGPQVMRGYWNRPEETAQVMIGDWLRTGDIGRMDQQGYVYIEDRKKDMILVSGFNVYPNEIESVAATHPGVLEVAAVAQPDRHSGEVVALFVVRQDPNLTEQQLIDHCRKELTNYKVPKHVYFRDELPKTNVGKIRRKALRDELPA; from the coding sequence ATGAACGCAGCACAAGAAGCACAACACGGCGTGGACAAGATCTGGCTCAAGAACTATCCGGCCGGCGTGCCGGAGCAGATCAATCCCGATGAATATTCCTCGCTGGTGCATCTGCTGGAGGAAAGCTGCGCGCGCTATGCGGACCTGCCGGCCTACACGAGTATGGGCAGGACGCTTACTTATCGAAGATACGAACAGCTATCGCGGGATTTCGCCGCCTGGCTGCAGCAGGAAGCAAAGCTCGGCAAGGGCGAACGCATCGCGTTGATGATGCCGAACGTATTGCAGTATCCGATCGCCCTGTTCGGGGCGCTGCGCGCCGGATTGGTGGTAATCAACACCAATCCGCTGTATACCGCGCGCGAACTCGAGCATCAGCTCAATGATTCAGGCGTCAAGGCCGTCGTGATCCTGGAGAATTTCGCGCACACGCTCAGTGAGGTGATCGCCCGCACTCGGGTCGAGCAAGTCATCATCAGCGGTGCGGGCGACCAGCTGCGATGGCCGAAATCATCGCTCGTCAATCTGGTGGTACGCCATATACGCAAACAGATTCGACCCTGGAAGCTGCCGGGCGCAGTACGCTTCAACGCCGCACTGGACAGAGGCGGCTTCCTGACGTTCATGCCCGTCGCAGTAGGGCACGACGATATCGCCTTCCTGCAGTATACCGGCGGCACAACGGGCGTCGCCAAGGGCGCGATGTTGACTCACCGCAATATGGTGGCCAACTTACTGCAGTCGGCAGCCTGGATCGGCATCCAGGCCCGAGCCGGCAAGGATACGATCATCACTGCGCTGCCGCTGTATCACATCTTCGCACTCACCGCGAACTGGCTGGTGTTCACCCACTATGGCGCACACAACATCCTGATTGCGAACGCGCGCGACTTTCCGGCCTTCGTCAAGGAACTGAAGGCGCATCCCTTCACATACATCAGCGGCGTCAATACCCTGTTCAACGCCTTGCTGCATACGCCGGGCTTCGAATCAGTGGATTTCAGTGCGCTGCGCATCACCCTGGGCGGCGGCATGGCCGTGCAGCGCTCAGTGGCCGAACGCTGGAAGCGGGTCACCGGCAACACACTGACCCAGGCATGGGGCCTCACGGAAACCTCACCGGCGGCCTGTATCAATCCCTTTACCATCGAATATAACGGTTCCATCGGGTTGCCGATTTCTTCCACGGAAATCAGCATACGCGATGATGCGGGACAGGCATTGGACATCGGAGAGGTCGGTGAAATCTGCGTGCGCGGCCCCCAGGTGATGCGCGGCTATTGGAACCGCCCTGAGGAAACCGCGCAGGTGATGATCGGTGACTGGCTGCGCACCGGCGACATCGGGCGCATGGACCAGCAAGGCTACGTATACATCGAGGATCGCAAGAAAGACATGATCCTGGTATCGGGCTTCAACGTCTATCCCAACGAGATCGAGAGTGTCGCGGCAACACATCCAGGTGTTCTGGAAGTCGCAGCCGTCGCTCAGCCCGACCGGCACTCCGGCGAGGTCGTCGCGCTGTTCGTGGTACGCCAGGATCCGAACCTGACCGAACAGCAGTTGATCGATCATTGCCGTAAGGAACTCACCAACTACAAGGTACCCAAGCATGTATATTTTCGCGACGAATTGCCCAAGACGAACGTAGGCAAGATACGGCGCAAGGCCTTGCGGGACGAATTGCCGGCATAG
- the hemE gene encoding uroporphyrinogen decarboxylase, with protein MLKNDLLLRALLRLPVERTPVWMMRQAGRYLPEYRATRARAGNFLKLCMTPELACEVTLQPLARFPLDAAILFSDILTIPHALGLGLQFETGEGPRIERPVRSRSDVVRLGVPDPNVELRYVMDAVRLIRRELDGQVPLIGFAGSPWTVGTYIVEGGGSRNFSRIKAMMYEDPATLHALLALLTDSTRLYLNAQIEAGAQAVMIFDTWGGVLSPQRYLDFSLHYMRDIIGGLRRKHEGRQIPVILFTKGGGAWLKAMAQSGCDALGVDWTTDLADARRAVDDRVALQGNLDPNCLYASPVRIREEVAAVLASYGRGHGHVFNLGHGIHPEIPPEHAAAMVQAVHELSPAYHR; from the coding sequence ATGTTGAAAAACGATTTGCTGCTGCGCGCCCTGTTGCGTCTGCCCGTAGAGCGCACGCCGGTATGGATGATGCGTCAGGCCGGCCGCTACCTGCCTGAATATCGTGCCACGCGCGCCCGCGCCGGTAATTTCCTGAAGTTGTGCATGACACCCGAGTTGGCCTGCGAGGTGACTTTGCAGCCGCTGGCGCGTTTTCCACTGGATGCGGCCATCCTGTTTTCGGACATACTGACGATTCCTCATGCGCTGGGGTTGGGGCTGCAGTTCGAGACGGGTGAAGGGCCTCGTATCGAGCGGCCAGTGCGGTCGCGCAGCGATGTCGTACGTCTGGGTGTGCCGGATCCCAACGTGGAATTGCGCTATGTGATGGATGCCGTGCGCTTGATTCGCCGCGAACTCGACGGGCAAGTGCCGCTGATCGGTTTTGCCGGCAGTCCCTGGACCGTGGGGACGTATATCGTAGAGGGGGGCGGTTCGCGGAATTTTTCGCGCATCAAGGCCATGATGTACGAAGATCCGGCAACGCTGCATGCCTTGCTGGCCTTGCTGACCGATTCGACCCGTCTGTATCTAAATGCACAAATCGAGGCGGGCGCGCAGGCGGTGATGATATTCGATACCTGGGGCGGGGTTCTCTCGCCGCAGCGCTATCTGGATTTTTCGCTGCATTACATGCGTGACATCATCGGCGGGCTGCGGCGCAAACATGAAGGGCGGCAGATACCCGTCATCCTGTTCACCAAGGGTGGAGGCGCGTGGTTGAAGGCGATGGCGCAAAGCGGCTGCGACGCCTTGGGCGTGGACTGGACGACCGATCTGGCCGATGCGCGTCGTGCCGTGGACGATCGTGTGGCATTGCAGGGCAACCTGGATCCGAACTGTCTGTATGCATCGCCCGTGCGAATACGCGAGGAAGTGGCTGCCGTGTTGGCCAGCTATGGCAGGGGGCACGGTCACGTGTTCAATCTGGGTCACGGTATCCATCCGGAGATTCCGCCCGAACATGCCGCCGCGATGGTTCAGGCCGTGCATGAACTGAGTCCCGCCTATCATCGATAG
- a CDS encoding deoxyguanosinetriphosphate triphosphohydrolase translates to MLGEGLAGMSREGLAAYAAHDEHTRGRGHAEDLPAFRSEFQRDRDRIIHSTAFRRLVYKTQVFVNYEGDLYRTRLTHSIEVAQIARTIARALHLHETLTEAICLAHDLGHTPFGHAGQDALNERMRAYGGFEHNLQSLRVVDELEERYADFPGLNLTFETREGILKHCSLNDARTLGEIGERFIKRQQPSLEAQIANLADEIAYNNHDLDDGLRAGLITLEELREVPLFSAQYERVHAAWPKLSGRRLIHEIVRRMINHVVTDLIVTTGEAIAAAAPANIDAVRTCPNALARFSPSVTAEHLQLKKYLRDKVYRHYRVLRMTRKAHTVIGDLFDVFYARPELLPSEHHQAVLQMERQAGEHGRARAVADYIAGMTDRYAIIEHERLFDPAKRS, encoded by the coding sequence ATGTTAGGGGAAGGCCTTGCAGGCATGTCAAGAGAAGGCCTTGCGGCCTATGCCGCTCATGACGAGCACACGCGCGGTCGGGGGCATGCCGAGGATCTGCCGGCGTTCCGCAGCGAATTTCAGCGTGATCGCGATCGTATCATCCACTCCACGGCATTCCGGCGCCTGGTCTACAAGACCCAGGTCTTCGTTAATTACGAAGGCGATCTGTATCGCACGCGCCTGACGCATTCGATCGAGGTTGCGCAGATCGCGCGTACGATCGCGCGCGCCTTGCATCTGCACGAGACCTTGACGGAGGCCATCTGCCTGGCACACGATTTGGGTCATACGCCTTTCGGCCATGCCGGACAGGATGCGCTCAATGAACGCATGCGCGCGTATGGGGGCTTCGAACACAACCTGCAGTCGCTGCGCGTGGTCGATGAGCTCGAGGAACGTTATGCGGACTTCCCGGGACTGAATCTTACCTTCGAGACGCGCGAGGGCATCCTCAAGCACTGTTCACTGAACGATGCGCGTACGCTGGGCGAGATCGGCGAGCGTTTCATCAAGCGGCAACAACCCTCGCTGGAGGCGCAGATAGCCAATCTGGCCGACGAGATTGCCTATAACAACCATGATTTGGACGACGGTCTGCGTGCCGGTCTGATCACTCTGGAAGAGCTCAGAGAGGTGCCGTTGTTCAGTGCCCAGTATGAGCGCGTCCATGCGGCCTGGCCTAAGTTGAGCGGGCGTCGGCTGATTCACGAGATCGTGCGCCGCATGATCAATCATGTGGTCACAGATCTGATCGTGACGACCGGCGAGGCGATTGCGGCAGCCGCACCGGCGAATATCGATGCGGTGCGTACCTGTCCGAACGCGCTGGCACGATTCAGCCCATCCGTGACGGCGGAACATCTCCAGCTGAAAAAATATCTGCGCGACAAGGTTTACCGCCACTATCGAGTATTGCGCATGACCCGCAAGGCGCACACGGTCATCGGTGACTTGTTCGATGTGTTCTATGCGCGGCCGGAATTGTTGCCTTCCGAACATCATCAGGCAGTTTTGCAGATGGAGAGGCAGGCCGGCGAGCATGGCCGTGCCCGCGCGGTAGCGGACTATATCGCCGGTATGACGGATCGCTATGCGATCATCGAGCATGAGCGCTTGTTCGATCCGGCAAAGCGGAGTTGA
- the aroB gene encoding 3-dehydroquinate synthase, whose amino-acid sequence MEQVDIDLGVRSYPILIGPDLIDDESLLARHVQARNLLIVSNTTVAPLYLQRLQHSLGERRVGSVILPDGEQHKTLESMALIIDALIEQRLNRDAAVLALGGGVIGDMAGFAAACYQRGIDYVQVPTTLLAQVDSSVGGKTGVNHPQAKNMIGAFHQPRCVIADTRVLRSLAEREYRAGIAEIIKYGMIHDAALLDWLEQSAEALLAREDEAIMYAVRRSCEIKAAVVAIDEREQGLRAILNLGHTFGHAIETATGYGRWLHGEAVAAGMVIAADMSRRLGWLHEADCERLIRLLRRFGLPVDAPHIGAQRARDLMGLDKKVLDGRIRLVLLPQLGQAQVVSDYTSEALDASLRAYFDPAGERRI is encoded by the coding sequence ATCGAACAGGTCGACATCGATCTGGGGGTCCGCAGCTATCCGATCCTGATCGGCCCGGATTTGATCGATGACGAATCGTTGCTCGCGCGGCATGTCCAGGCTCGCAACCTGCTTATCGTCAGCAATACGACGGTGGCTCCTTTGTATCTGCAGCGCCTGCAGCACAGCCTGGGTGAGCGGCGCGTCGGTAGTGTGATCCTTCCCGACGGAGAGCAGCACAAGACCCTGGAAAGTATGGCCCTGATCATCGATGCCCTGATCGAACAGCGTCTGAATCGCGATGCTGCGGTGCTGGCCCTGGGCGGCGGCGTGATCGGCGACATGGCCGGCTTTGCCGCCGCCTGTTATCAGCGCGGTATCGACTATGTACAGGTTCCGACGACCCTGCTGGCACAGGTCGATTCCTCCGTAGGCGGCAAGACCGGCGTCAATCATCCGCAGGCCAAGAACATGATCGGCGCATTTCATCAGCCTCGCTGCGTCATCGCCGACACCCGGGTTTTGCGCAGCCTGGCCGAGCGTGAATACCGGGCCGGAATCGCCGAGATCATCAAGTACGGGATGATCCACGATGCGGCGTTGCTCGACTGGCTGGAGCAATCCGCCGAGGCGCTGCTGGCCCGGGAGGACGAGGCGATCATGTACGCGGTGCGCCGCTCCTGCGAGATCAAGGCAGCGGTGGTCGCAATCGATGAACGCGAGCAGGGATTGCGTGCCATCCTGAATCTGGGACATACCTTCGGTCACGCAATCGAAACCGCCACCGGCTATGGTCGGTGGCTGCACGGGGAAGCGGTGGCGGCCGGCATGGTGATCGCAGCGGATATGTCGCGGCGATTGGGCTGGCTGCACGAGGCGGATTGCGAGCGGCTTATACGCCTGCTGCGGCGCTTCGGTCTTCCGGTGGACGCACCGCATATCGGTGCGCAGCGTGCACGGGATCTGATGGGCCTGGACAAGAAGGTGCTGGATGGCCGTATCCGCCTGGTGTTGCTGCCGCAGCTGGGGCAGGCGCAAGTGGTGAGCGATTATACGTCTGAGGCGCTGGATGCGAGCTTGCGAGCATATTTCGACCCGGCCGGCGAGCGGCGCATCTGA
- a CDS encoding shikimate kinase translates to MGSGKTAVGRQLAKLLDLRFHDSDAEIERRTGVDIPYIFEKEGEDSFREREREVIESLTALKNVVVATGGGAVLDPRNRECLAGRGCVVYLKASVRQQLERTRHGRQRPLLNQGDPESTLQALMNFRAPLYESMATLIVPTDGRHVRAVAEDIVKRLEERATSC, encoded by the coding sequence ATGGGCTCGGGGAAAACCGCTGTGGGCAGACAGCTGGCCAAGCTGCTGGACCTGCGCTTCCATGACAGCGACGCAGAGATCGAGCGCCGCACCGGGGTCGATATCCCTTATATTTTCGAGAAGGAAGGCGAAGACAGCTTTCGCGAGCGGGAGCGTGAAGTGATCGAGTCCTTGACCGCGCTAAAGAACGTGGTGGTCGCCACCGGCGGTGGAGCCGTGCTGGATCCTCGCAATCGTGAGTGTCTTGCCGGACGCGGCTGTGTCGTGTACCTGAAGGCCAGCGTGCGCCAGCAGTTGGAGCGCACCCGCCATGGCCGGCAACGTCCGCTGCTGAACCAGGGGGATCCGGAATCGACGTTGCAGGCGCTGATGAACTTTCGCGCACCTTTGTACGAGTCGATGGCAACCCTGATCGTCCCCACCGACGGACGGCATGTGCGCGCGGTTGCCGAAGACATCGTGAAGCGCCTCGAGGAGCGAGCGACCTCATGTTGA